A genomic segment from Bufo bufo chromosome 8, aBufBuf1.1, whole genome shotgun sequence encodes:
- the LOC120977452 gene encoding major histocompatibility complex class I-related gene protein-like — protein sequence MNFTLHDIMDFLSYPEGDHILQNLDGCALFGNGTVNIIKKYHFNGKPLAFFNWETGKWKAELPEYEDFVDDWNGNITMSEQEKNISLSECIPHIQELLQLGKCTLDRKEAPVVKVTQVPKENAGVKLYCRAYGHYPKDIFIMWYKNGHQISEMMMEKLTLPLPDLTYLTSLSFNVSAVAAEVYTCKVNHSSMLLNFTQDLRISGDFESLSSTSSNPSTGAVIAICLAIILAITIIVFSSVSFAKRGRQ from the exons ATGAATTTCACGTTACATGACATCATGGACTTTCTAAGTTACCCCGAGG GAGACCACATTCTTCAGAATTTAGACGGATGCGCCCTCTTTGGTAATGGCACAGTTAATAtcataaaaaaatatcattttaatGGAAAACCACTTGCGTTTTTCAactgggagactggaaaatggaaGGCAGAACTGCCGGAGTATGAAGATTTTGTTGATGATTGGAATGGAAATATAACTATGTCTGAACAAGAAAAGAATATTTCATTGAGTGAATGTATTCCGCACATACAAGAACTGCTTCAACTGGGCAAATGCACGCTCGATAGGAAAG AGGCTCCAGTTGTGAAAGTGACTCAGGTCCCTAAAGAGAATGCTGGAGTTAAGCTCTACTGTCGAGCATATGGACATTACCCCAAGGACATCTTCATAATGTGGTACAAGAACGGACACCAGATAAGTGAGATGATGATGGAAAAGCTGACCCTGCCACTTCCTGACTTGACATATCTGACCTCATTATCTTTCAATGTTTCGGCTGTGGCTGCTGAGGTTTATACCTGCAAGGTCAACCACAGTAGTATGCTGCTGAATTTCACACAAGATCTAA gaaTTTCAGGTGATTTTGAAAGTCTAAGCAGCACTTCTTCGAATCCATCTACTGGGGCGGTGATTGCTATCTGCCTGGCCATCATCCTGGCCATCACTATCATTGTGTTTAGCTCAGTATCATTTGCAAAAAGGGGACGACAATGA